The proteins below are encoded in one region of Leptospira noumeaensis:
- a CDS encoding STAS domain-containing protein, which produces MLKHEVKDGKLVVYLEGRLDVSVANEVEEGLMELIDNAGHRKVLLNMKDVEYMSSSGFRACISTLRKLNSKDGSLKISNIKPAVKRIFDVIELTSLFDIYDSEDAALKAF; this is translated from the coding sequence GTGCTGAAACACGAAGTGAAAGACGGAAAACTGGTTGTATATCTGGAAGGTCGATTGGACGTTTCTGTGGCAAATGAAGTGGAAGAGGGCCTAATGGAACTCATCGATAATGCTGGGCATAGAAAGGTTCTATTAAACATGAAAGATGTGGAATACATGTCTTCTTCTGGGTTCCGAGCTTGTATCTCAACCCTTCGCAAACTCAATTCCAAAGACGGTTCCTTAAAAATTTCTAATATCAAACCCGCTGTTAAACGTATTTTTGACGTAATCGAACTTACTTCTCTTTTTGATATTTACGACTCAGAAGATGCTGCATTAAAAGCATTTTAA
- a CDS encoding indole-3-glycerol-phosphate synthase (involved in tryptophan biosynthesis; amino acid biosynthesis; converts 1-(2-carboxyphenylamino)-1-deoxy-D-ribulose 5-phosphate to C(1)-(3-indolyl)-glycerol 3-phosphat): MNPILHKIVETKHEEVRLARGKKLPPRILPLRPWESQLKTNSISVIAECKKGSPSSGILRPDYFPVEIASIYESSGAGAISVLTDSQYFFGSLGDLKAVAESVSIPVIRKDFIIDPIQIDEAYAYGASAILLIVRILSPKDLTSLHRYAKDLGLSILVETHNREEVKTALDAGATTIGINTRDLDTFEIHKNLIEEIAPELDESIIRVAESGIESYADWQKYKGIVDSMLIGTYFMKSKDISSDFKSLLSGN; the protein is encoded by the coding sequence TTGAATCCTATCTTACATAAGATAGTTGAGACCAAACACGAGGAAGTTCGTTTGGCCAGGGGGAAAAAGCTTCCTCCTCGGATCCTTCCCTTAAGACCTTGGGAATCCCAACTCAAAACAAATTCCATTTCTGTCATTGCTGAATGTAAAAAAGGAAGCCCCAGTTCTGGAATCCTAAGGCCCGACTATTTTCCCGTAGAAATCGCGTCTATTTATGAATCTTCAGGTGCTGGCGCCATCTCTGTTCTCACGGATTCCCAATATTTTTTTGGCTCTTTGGGTGACCTCAAAGCAGTAGCTGAGTCCGTTTCTATCCCTGTGATCAGAAAGGATTTTATCATTGATCCAATACAAATTGATGAAGCTTACGCTTATGGAGCTTCGGCGATTTTACTCATTGTGCGAATCCTATCTCCCAAAGATCTAACTTCTCTACATCGGTATGCTAAAGATTTGGGTCTTTCAATACTTGTTGAAACTCACAACCGAGAAGAAGTAAAAACGGCACTGGATGCTGGTGCCACAACCATTGGTATCAATACTAGAGATCTAGACACATTCGAAATTCATAAAAATCTAATAGAGGAAATTGCTCCTGAATTAGATGAGTCCATCATTCGTGTTGCCGAATCGGGAATAGAAAGTTACGCCGATTGGCAAAAATATAAAGGAATCGTCGATTCAATGTTAATTGGCACTTACTTTATGAAAAGTAAAGACATAAGTAGCGATTTTAAGTCTCTTTTGTCTGGAAATTAG
- a CDS encoding enoyl-ACP reductase FabI — MDYQLEGKTVIITGITDSSSLALVIAKECKQLGAKLICTGLGKTEFHQNLSEAGYSFLERTYSDFTQTVKKELGDDVITYPLDVTIQANIDSFADFLQTSQISVHALLHSIAMDKTIRQGKVKPIMTVSREEFMDAMNVSAFSLLALTQSLYQRNLLAKKGSIVALSYLGAEKIVSHPYKNIGIAKSALERLVKEMAMELGKEIQVQVNAIRFSPYRASKAGSAIEGLEQAENNCEQMAPLGNASAKDLAEEVAYLFRPGNRITGEIRHVDGGYHIRG, encoded by the coding sequence ATGGATTATCAATTAGAAGGTAAAACCGTAATCATCACAGGGATTACGGATTCGTCATCACTCGCACTTGTCATCGCAAAAGAATGCAAACAACTTGGTGCCAAATTAATATGCACTGGGCTTGGTAAAACGGAGTTTCATCAAAATTTATCTGAAGCAGGGTATTCTTTTTTAGAAAGGACTTACTCGGATTTTACTCAAACCGTTAAAAAAGAGTTAGGTGATGATGTGATCACTTATCCTTTGGATGTGACCATCCAAGCAAATATAGATTCTTTTGCCGATTTTTTACAAACGAGTCAAATAAGTGTACACGCTCTTTTACATTCTATTGCCATGGATAAAACCATTCGCCAAGGAAAAGTAAAACCAATTATGACGGTTTCCCGGGAAGAATTTATGGATGCAATGAACGTATCTGCCTTTTCACTTCTTGCTCTAACCCAAAGTTTATACCAGAGAAATTTATTAGCCAAAAAAGGATCTATTGTGGCCCTGAGTTATTTAGGTGCAGAAAAAATAGTCTCACATCCTTACAAAAACATTGGGATCGCCAAATCTGCGTTAGAGAGACTTGTGAAAGAAATGGCCATGGAACTTGGTAAAGAAATACAAGTCCAAGTGAATGCCATTCGATTTTCTCCCTACAGGGCAAGTAAGGCCGGTTCAGCGATCGAAGGTTTAGAACAAGCAGAAAACAACTGTGAACAAATGGCTCCTTTAGGAAATGCATCTGCAAAAGATTTAGCAGAAGAAGTAGCTTATTTGTTTCGACCTGGTAACCGAATCACAGGGGAAATCCGCCATGTGGATGGTGGTTACCATATCCGTGGTTAA
- a CDS encoding ATP-binding protein, which yields MKFISKTLLFFCFFFIGFCTSDTTPIPKLEKGILNLRNFSFSQEQKFSLEGEWKFTPREFTLTPNEKSILVSIPELPHWNSYNQVHNQEKVGYGMGSYHLSILPPKERATLAIDFTDFFSDAEVYQNQSKIGTFGSIKNPNANFDIKPQLIRILPSDQNPIELTVFVRNRFYPLGGIRIPPTIGVYESLKTSREKDILTNAIVVGGFIFLGFYQLGMHYTRKKIKGSFYFFLFCFVMSLQILAAGPRILFVFFESVPSELVFRIDYFTQYIGVILGLNYIHSLTKKYISKKIIYISSGLLIIPACLSVFGSIYLITSIHHYVLSIIIPILIVALYLIVSYIRDKRAGYIYLGLSVILMIGFTSHDIILSLLHKTQPLLLNYGLLLFVFFQSIFLSKHISGEIVSAELKFKDALHQLVQSEKLSSLGVMVASVAHEINSPLSAVIMTSDSIRDDISTFFKELPYYEPIPKDCYPILISLVEYSLSQVELLSGKEYREQKQKISQNLETLGINDTTRVSELLVCLGLKEIPKEWISVFSEKRSDSLLVLAEKVVRILQGTNTIQTAANRAIKIAQALKNFTHFDPKAEKQSIHLSDSIQNIIAILGGYIKQGIQISTISETIPPIDCYPDELNQVWSNLLQNAIQSTNGKGEIKIEIGQTSLQNEPFAFVSIQDSGPGIPEDIIGKIFDPFFTTKPVGQGTGLGLYISKQVIEKHRGIIEVHSKPKETKFIVYLPYVSKDNDMKLS from the coding sequence ATGAAATTTATTTCTAAAACACTGTTATTCTTTTGTTTTTTCTTCATAGGTTTTTGTACGAGTGATACAACCCCTATTCCCAAACTAGAAAAGGGAATTCTCAACCTTCGAAATTTTTCCTTTTCTCAAGAGCAAAAATTTTCTTTAGAAGGAGAATGGAAATTTACGCCAAGAGAATTCACACTAACACCAAACGAAAAAAGTATTTTAGTTTCCATACCAGAATTGCCCCATTGGAATTCTTACAACCAGGTTCACAACCAGGAGAAAGTTGGATATGGGATGGGAAGTTATCACTTATCTATCCTCCCACCAAAAGAAAGGGCAACGCTTGCCATAGATTTTACAGATTTTTTTTCCGATGCAGAAGTATACCAAAACCAATCCAAAATTGGAACGTTTGGTTCTATCAAAAACCCTAATGCCAACTTCGATATAAAACCTCAATTGATTCGCATTTTACCTTCAGATCAAAATCCAATTGAACTGACTGTATTTGTAAGAAATCGTTTTTATCCATTAGGTGGAATCCGAATTCCGCCAACGATTGGAGTTTACGAATCACTCAAAACATCTCGAGAAAAAGATATACTCACAAATGCCATCGTTGTGGGTGGTTTTATTTTTTTAGGATTTTATCAGTTGGGAATGCATTACACAAGAAAGAAGATAAAGGGATCTTTTTATTTTTTCCTTTTTTGTTTTGTCATGTCTCTTCAGATTCTTGCCGCAGGGCCAAGAATTTTATTCGTATTTTTTGAATCCGTTCCAAGCGAACTAGTATTTCGAATCGATTATTTCACACAATACATTGGAGTGATATTAGGTTTGAATTATATCCATAGTTTGACCAAGAAATACATCTCAAAAAAGATAATCTATATCTCATCTGGATTGCTCATCATCCCGGCCTGCCTTTCCGTCTTTGGGTCTATTTACTTGATTACCTCCATCCATCACTACGTTTTGAGTATCATCATCCCAATACTCATTGTCGCATTATACTTAATCGTTAGTTACATTAGAGACAAACGTGCGGGATATATCTATTTGGGTTTGTCTGTTATACTAATGATCGGCTTTACTAGCCATGATATTATTTTATCATTACTTCACAAAACGCAGCCATTACTACTAAACTATGGATTATTACTTTTTGTTTTTTTTCAGTCCATCTTTTTATCTAAACATATCTCTGGTGAAATAGTTTCCGCAGAATTAAAATTTAAAGATGCCTTACATCAATTGGTACAATCAGAAAAACTATCTTCCCTAGGTGTCATGGTGGCAAGTGTCGCACATGAAATTAACTCACCGCTCAGTGCCGTTATTATGACGAGTGACTCCATTCGAGATGACATCTCAACATTCTTTAAGGAATTACCTTATTATGAACCAATCCCCAAAGACTGTTACCCAATTTTAATTTCCCTAGTGGAGTATTCACTTTCACAGGTAGAACTTTTATCCGGAAAAGAATACCGAGAACAAAAACAAAAGATCAGCCAAAACTTAGAGACACTTGGAATCAATGATACAACAAGGGTTTCAGAATTGTTGGTTTGTTTGGGTTTAAAGGAAATTCCTAAAGAATGGATTTCCGTTTTTTCGGAAAAAAGATCTGATTCCCTCCTTGTGTTGGCAGAAAAAGTGGTGCGCATCCTTCAAGGCACAAACACCATCCAAACTGCGGCAAATAGAGCCATAAAAATTGCCCAAGCATTAAAAAACTTCACACACTTTGATCCGAAAGCCGAAAAACAATCCATTCATCTCTCCGATTCGATTCAAAACATCATTGCCATTCTTGGAGGATACATCAAACAAGGAATTCAAATCTCAACAATTTCAGAAACAATTCCACCTATAGACTGTTATCCGGATGAACTAAACCAAGTTTGGTCGAACTTATTACAAAATGCCATCCAATCAACGAATGGAAAAGGAGAAATAAAAATAGAAATTGGACAAACGAGTTTGCAGAACGAACCTTTTGCATTTGTTTCCATTCAAGATTCTGGCCCAGGGATCCCTGAGGATATTATTGGAAAAATTTTTGATCCTTTTTTTACAACAAAACCAGTGGGACAAGGCACAGGACTTGGACTTTATATTTCCAAACAAGTCATTGAAAAACATAGAGGCATCATTGAAGTTCATTCGAAACCTAAAGAAACTAAATTTATCGTGTATCTTCCGTATGTTTCCAAGGATAACGATATGAAATTAAGTTAG
- a CDS encoding ATP-binding protein, translating to MNWKQFLKAFILFLLYIGTAKLGMEYFAFQPVNLAVLWIPSGIGLIGCLFFGYWFLPVVWLASFLSNKDGLISSHHNLSQFDLYLSICLTAGVDTFQSALAYTFWIKKIRKSLNSAKDNFYFVTYVSFLSSVISILCLGGVLYSFGYFYKLNNSEIVRTLIVIIFGDTIGIFITVPFFMAWRKFQLEDLSIKLILWTTAFILVQAVIVYHFPYLFFLSFLILIYLGYRFQIRGVTLGVFLLYLSSILMTRMGVGPFVYPGVFDSYIYLISFLIPFSILSEFITLQYQRLITYRFELEKKVFDRTKLLRKQVFEKNKAIEALHNSEKLLSESNRTKDIFFSIIAHDLRNPLGAFKQLTELLYEDFDSHSNAEKKDTIFEIQNSASMLYGLLEQLLDWARTQTGNMPFRPKQINLLSLVTKIVDQVESLIKKKSIRITLDIPSALAYVYADSEMIQAVLRNLITNSIKFTNENGEIRIIAKQDEDGIRVECHDNGIGMDSSDLEKLFRVDAQVTSIGLEGEKGTGLGLILCNEFIKLHGGEIWATSEKGKGTIVSFRLPDPK from the coding sequence ATGAACTGGAAGCAATTCCTAAAGGCATTCATTTTATTTCTCCTCTATATTGGAACTGCCAAATTAGGGATGGAATACTTTGCCTTCCAACCAGTGAACCTGGCAGTCCTCTGGATCCCTTCTGGAATTGGACTCATTGGTTGTTTGTTTTTTGGATATTGGTTTTTACCAGTGGTTTGGTTGGCAAGTTTTCTTTCCAACAAAGATGGCCTAATCAGTAGTCATCACAATTTAAGCCAGTTTGATTTGTATCTCAGTATTTGCCTGACAGCAGGAGTGGACACATTCCAATCTGCTCTGGCATATACTTTTTGGATTAAAAAAATTCGCAAGAGTCTTAATTCCGCAAAAGATAATTTTTATTTTGTTACTTATGTTTCCTTTCTTTCGAGTGTAATTTCCATTTTATGTTTAGGTGGAGTTCTCTATTCCTTCGGGTATTTTTATAAACTAAATAATTCTGAAATCGTTCGCACTTTGATTGTAATCATTTTTGGGGACACCATTGGGATTTTTATTACCGTTCCATTTTTTATGGCATGGAGGAAATTCCAATTAGAGGATTTATCCATCAAACTCATCTTATGGACAACTGCTTTTATCTTAGTACAAGCGGTTATTGTTTATCACTTTCCTTATCTTTTCTTTTTATCTTTTTTGATTTTGATTTATTTAGGTTATCGGTTTCAAATCCGAGGAGTAACCTTAGGTGTTTTTCTTTTGTATCTTTCCAGTATCCTTATGACAAGGATGGGAGTGGGGCCATTTGTATACCCAGGGGTATTTGATTCTTATATTTATTTAATTTCTTTCCTCATTCCGTTTTCAATTTTGTCTGAGTTTATCACACTGCAATACCAACGTTTGATCACTTACCGTTTTGAATTAGAAAAAAAGGTTTTTGACCGAACCAAATTACTTAGAAAACAAGTTTTTGAAAAGAACAAAGCCATTGAAGCCTTACACAATTCAGAAAAATTACTTAGTGAATCCAACAGAACCAAAGACATATTTTTTTCTATCATTGCTCATGATTTAAGAAATCCGCTGGGTGCATTCAAACAATTAACAGAACTTCTTTATGAAGATTTTGACTCACATTCCAATGCAGAAAAAAAAGATACCATATTTGAAATTCAAAATTCTGCATCTATGTTGTATGGTCTTTTAGAACAACTTTTGGATTGGGCCAGGACTCAAACTGGGAATATGCCTTTCCGTCCTAAACAAATTAACCTTTTGAGTCTTGTCACAAAGATCGTTGACCAAGTAGAGTCTTTGATCAAAAAAAAATCAATTCGTATTACCTTAGATATCCCTTCCGCCTTAGCCTATGTATATGCCGATTCAGAAATGATCCAGGCTGTACTTAGAAATCTAATTACAAATTCGATTAAATTCACAAATGAAAATGGGGAAATTAGAATCATCGCTAAACAAGATGAAGATGGAATTCGAGTGGAATGCCATGACAATGGAATTGGTATGGATAGTTCGGATTTAGAAAAATTATTTCGTGTGGATGCCCAGGTGACCAGTATTGGATTAGAAGGTGAAAAGGGAACAGGTCTTGGTCTTATTCTTTGTAATGAATTTATCAAATTGCATGGTGGTGAAATCTGGGCCACAAGCGAAAAGGGGAAGGGAACGATTGTTAGTTTTCGGTTGCCAGATCCAAAATAG
- a CDS encoding HD family phosphohydrolase, with the protein MTKSPDTQFIITDDPFFEGKIADYSKKIKAKVLTLADLDQIEVDSHGRIAKVLFYISRYELESKHQEIHQFLKNQPTIMSSFIVRAPIDYTGYIALNIEEDLFFTNVPDDAPLVFLVKALANAFTSLQMVVDKFELQKRINVSTNEISKLTRIGISLANEKDFTKLLRDILNSAREISNSDSGSLYLVEKDERGNPRNLRFKISALDLNSDEFILPINKKSIAGYVAFTGKQLNIPNVYELSGKEEYKFNSDFDKMSNYYSKSMLVVPMKDHHDEVVGVIQLINRKKNFQTKLNLEEMKTNSILEYDKYSEELVMAVAGQAAVAIQNNNLVHDIETLFEGFVTASVSAIESRDPTTSGHSFRVAQYTVGLAESVNEIQVGRFKDVHFNESQVKEIRYASLLHDFGKVGVREKVLVKAKKLEDYELDLIRWRFQFILKDVEAGLSQKKIEYLKKHGNNGYPEFEKSIQLEYSLEKDKLEEMVRVISESNEPSILEEGNSNFLEEISKMSYHTTEGNQLSLLMPREFNFLSIRRGSLDFEERREIESHVEHTFQFLSKIPWTRELKMVPAIAHGHHEKLNGSGYPRGLSAVEIPVQAKMMAIADIFDALTDQDRPYKKAVPLERAFDILKMEVRDQHIDGDLLDIFIGSQSYEKILHKR; encoded by the coding sequence GTGACCAAATCTCCGGATACACAATTCATCATCACAGATGACCCTTTTTTTGAAGGCAAAATTGCCGATTATTCCAAAAAAATCAAAGCTAAGGTTTTGACCTTAGCAGATCTAGATCAGATCGAAGTTGATTCGCATGGCCGCATAGCCAAAGTATTATTCTATATCTCTCGGTATGAACTAGAATCCAAACACCAAGAGATCCACCAATTTCTAAAGAACCAACCGACGATCATGTCTAGTTTTATTGTTAGGGCACCCATTGATTATACGGGATACATTGCTCTAAACATTGAAGAAGATTTATTTTTTACGAATGTTCCGGATGATGCACCTCTGGTTTTTTTGGTCAAAGCTCTGGCCAATGCTTTTACCAGTCTCCAGATGGTTGTAGACAAATTTGAATTACAAAAACGGATCAATGTTTCAACAAATGAAATTTCTAAACTCACAAGGATTGGGATTAGTCTTGCCAACGAAAAAGATTTTACCAAATTACTCCGTGATATTCTAAACTCAGCACGTGAAATTTCTAATTCCGATTCTGGTTCCCTGTATTTAGTCGAAAAGGACGAAAGAGGAAACCCAAGAAATCTAAGATTCAAAATCTCAGCCTTGGATTTGAATTCTGATGAATTTATTTTACCCATCAATAAAAAGAGTATCGCCGGTTATGTTGCATTTACTGGGAAACAACTGAACATTCCTAATGTGTACGAATTGTCCGGCAAAGAGGAGTATAAGTTTAATAGTGATTTTGATAAAATGAGTAATTATTATTCAAAATCCATGCTCGTGGTTCCTATGAAGGACCATCACGATGAAGTTGTGGGTGTCATCCAACTCATCAATCGTAAGAAAAATTTTCAAACGAAACTCAATTTAGAAGAAATGAAAACCAATTCCATCTTAGAATATGATAAATATTCAGAGGAACTGGTGATGGCTGTGGCAGGACAAGCTGCAGTTGCCATCCAAAATAATAATTTGGTTCATGATATTGAAACTTTGTTTGAAGGATTTGTTACGGCGAGTGTTTCCGCGATTGAATCTAGGGATCCAACTACTTCTGGTCACTCTTTCCGAGTGGCTCAGTATACAGTCGGCCTTGCTGAGTCCGTAAATGAAATCCAAGTCGGAAGATTTAAAGATGTTCATTTTAATGAATCACAGGTCAAAGAAATAAGATACGCATCTTTACTTCATGATTTTGGAAAGGTTGGTGTTCGGGAAAAGGTTCTTGTCAAAGCCAAAAAACTAGAAGACTACGAATTGGATTTAATTCGATGGCGTTTTCAGTTTATCTTAAAAGATGTTGAAGCAGGACTTTCCCAGAAAAAAATTGAATACTTAAAAAAACATGGTAACAACGGTTATCCGGAGTTTGAAAAATCAATCCAACTCGAATACAGTTTGGAAAAAGATAAATTGGAAGAAATGGTTCGAGTAATTTCCGAATCCAATGAACCTTCCATTTTAGAAGAAGGGAATTCCAACTTTTTAGAAGAAATTTCTAAAATGAGTTATCACACAACAGAAGGGAACCAGCTCAGTTTACTTATGCCGCGAGAGTTTAATTTTTTATCCATTCGGCGTGGATCTCTCGACTTTGAAGAAAGAAGAGAAATTGAATCTCACGTAGAACATACCTTCCAATTTTTATCAAAAATTCCATGGACAAGAGAACTCAAAATGGTTCCTGCCATTGCTCACGGCCACCATGAAAAATTAAATGGGTCAGGGTATCCCAGAGGACTCTCAGCGGTTGAGATCCCAGTACAGGCCAAAATGATGGCCATTGCCGATATCTTTGATGCGCTGACCGACCAAGACCGTCCTTATAAAAAGGCTGTGCCTCTGGAAAGAGCCTTTGATATTTTAAAGATGGAAGTGAGAGACCAACACATCGATGGGGACCTTTTGGATATTTTTATTGGTAGCCAATCCTATGAAAAAATCTTGCACAAACGATAA
- the murD gene encoding UDP-N-acetylmuramoyl-L-alanine--D-glutamate ligase — protein MFSESIPTPSDLDQFQNFLILGGGSSGDSSARLLSSLGKRCILADQFPERANSSLYVSVLSDNHPQEILKEIHCIIKSPGVLPNHPILEEAKKNEIPVYSEICLARIFYKGPIIGITGTDGKSTTTALTYHILKSKFPNSKMGGNIGVPFTSFCMEPLDLVVLELSSYQLEDSPNLELTSSAILNLASDHLERHKTMESYAKAKWKIQNLNNPNHKAFVSPNFLNFIKTENTNHQNLFLVGENKNYSVSLDPNQIHTPSFVYDASSFPLKGKHNLMNLCFAIALCETMDMNEKEIQNGFESFTGLPHRFKKVDNSGFQKQYQNIHFINDSKSTNLHSMLSGISGFKKGDGLFLILGGIPKSEPINPLIQRLKELNNPIWVYGKAVEVWKTELEKMDFPIHYFPDLPTLLGHLKQTIDIELENHLEKESQSLSVIFSPAGASFDLYKNFEERGNHFESILKQIFS, from the coding sequence ATGTTTTCTGAATCCATTCCAACGCCATCCGACCTCGACCAGTTCCAAAATTTCCTGATTTTAGGAGGTGGATCCTCTGGTGATTCCTCAGCCAGGTTATTATCTTCTCTCGGAAAACGTTGTATCTTGGCAGACCAATTTCCCGAACGTGCCAATTCAAGTTTATATGTTTCTGTTTTGTCAGACAATCACCCACAGGAAATTTTAAAAGAAATCCATTGTATCATCAAAAGTCCTGGTGTCTTGCCGAATCATCCTATCTTAGAAGAAGCAAAAAAAAATGAAATCCCCGTTTATAGTGAAATTTGTTTGGCTCGCATTTTTTACAAAGGACCAATCATCGGAATTACAGGGACCGATGGAAAGTCGACCACTACAGCCCTCACCTATCACATTCTAAAATCAAAATTTCCAAATTCAAAGATGGGTGGAAATATCGGAGTTCCATTCACTTCCTTTTGTATGGAACCACTCGATCTCGTTGTCCTCGAACTTTCCAGTTACCAATTAGAAGATTCACCTAACTTAGAATTAACTTCATCTGCTATTTTAAATTTAGCCTCAGACCATTTGGAAAGGCATAAAACCATGGAATCTTATGCAAAGGCAAAATGGAAAATTCAAAACTTAAACAATCCAAACCATAAAGCTTTTGTGAGTCCTAACTTTTTAAATTTTATTAAAACGGAAAATACCAATCACCAAAATTTATTTTTGGTTGGTGAAAACAAAAATTACTCTGTGAGTTTAGATCCGAATCAAATTCACACACCGAGTTTTGTTTATGATGCCTCTTCCTTTCCTTTGAAAGGGAAACACAATTTGATGAATTTATGTTTTGCCATTGCCCTATGTGAAACCATGGATATGAATGAGAAAGAAATCCAAAACGGATTTGAATCCTTTACTGGACTTCCCCATAGATTTAAAAAAGTAGATAACTCAGGATTTCAAAAACAATACCAAAACATTCATTTCATCAATGACTCCAAATCCACTAACTTACATTCAATGCTTTCGGGAATTTCTGGATTTAAAAAGGGAGACGGCTTGTTTTTGATTTTGGGTGGGATTCCCAAATCAGAACCAATAAATCCACTCATCCAGCGTTTGAAAGAATTAAACAATCCAATTTGGGTTTATGGAAAAGCAGTGGAAGTTTGGAAAACAGAGTTGGAAAAAATGGATTTTCCCATCCATTACTTTCCAGACCTTCCCACTCTCCTTGGCCATCTAAAACAAACTATCGATATAGAATTGGAAAACCATTTGGAAAAGGAATCCCAATCCTTATCTGTAATTTTTTCACCGGCTGGTGCCAGTTTTGATTTGTATAAAAATTTTGAGGAAAGAGGAAATCATTTTGAATCTATACTCAAACAAATATTTTCATAA